The following are from one region of the Stanieria sp. NIES-3757 genome:
- the rps4 gene encoding 30S ribosomal protein S4: MSRYRGPRLRVVRRLGGLPGLSRKSPRKSYPPGQHGQARKKRSEYAVRLEEKQKLRYNYGVTEKQLIRYVRKARRATGSTGTALLEMLEMRLDNTIFRLGMAGTIPGARQLVNHGHITVNGRVVNIASYQCRPGDVITVRDRDRSRRLVETNMEYPGLANLPSHLEFDKNTFTGKVNGIIEREWVALQINELLVIEYYSRMA, encoded by the coding sequence ATGTCTCGATATCGGGGTCCCCGTTTACGGGTGGTACGCCGTCTAGGGGGTTTACCAGGATTAAGTCGTAAAAGTCCTCGTAAATCTTATCCACCTGGTCAACATGGTCAAGCTCGTAAAAAACGTTCAGAATATGCTGTTCGTCTTGAAGAAAAACAAAAACTGCGCTACAACTACGGAGTCACTGAAAAACAATTGATCCGTTATGTACGCAAAGCACGTCGAGCTACAGGTTCAACTGGAACAGCATTGTTAGAAATGCTAGAAATGCGCCTAGATAACACCATTTTTCGTTTAGGGATGGCAGGAACTATTCCAGGAGCGCGTCAGTTAGTTAATCACGGTCATATTACTGTTAACGGTAGAGTAGTTAACATTGCCAGTTATCAATGCCGTCCTGGAGATGTGATTACTGTTCGCGATCGCGATCGCTCTCGTCGTTTAGTAGAAACTAATATGGAATATCCTGGCTTGGCTAATTTACCCAGTCATCTTGAATTTGATAAAAATACTTTTACAGGAAAAGTCAACGGGATCATTGAACGGGAATGGGTTGCTTTACAGATCAACGAACTGTTGGTAATTGAGTATTATTCTCGTATGGCATAA
- a CDS encoding response regulator receiver modulated diguanylate cyclase: MISKYISKIKYGLTGIANRRKFDEYLANEWLSSMRKQSPLALVLCDLDHFKLYNDTYGHLASDRCLAQVAQAVSKTIKRPADLAARYGG, encoded by the coding sequence TTGATTAGCAAATATATTAGTAAAATTAAATATGGTTTAACTGGAATCGCTAACCGTCGTAAATTTGACGAATATCTCGCCAATGAATGGTTAAGCTCAATGAGAAAACAATCTCCTCTGGCTTTGGTTTTGTGCGATCTCGATCATTTTAAACTTTACAATGATACCTATGGACATCTAGCAAGCGATCGCTGTTTAGCTCAAGTAGCCCAAGCTGTGAGTAAAACTATTAAACGTCCAGCAGATTTAGCTGCTCGTTATGGTGGATAA
- a CDS encoding two-component response regulator — MNSSLSKIIEILLVEDSPSDAQLIAKVFERTNFPTHLEIVEDGVEALAFLNREGRYSQMRRPNLILLDLHLPKKDGIVVLSAIKTDLNLRDIPVIILTTSDAQEDIINCYKMDANCYLTKPRDLKQFQAIIKTIESFWLKYVQLPTN; from the coding sequence ATGAATAGTAGTTTATCTAAAATAATAGAAATTCTTTTGGTAGAAGATTCTCCCAGTGATGCCCAACTAATTGCCAAAGTTTTTGAACGGACTAATTTTCCTACTCATTTAGAGATTGTTGAAGATGGAGTAGAAGCACTAGCCTTTCTAAACCGAGAAGGTCGATACAGTCAAATGCGCCGTCCCAATTTAATTTTACTGGATCTTCATCTACCAAAAAAAGATGGCATTGTTGTTTTAAGCGCAATTAAAACAGATCTAAATCTTCGTGATATTCCTGTAATCATTTTAACTACTTCGGATGCTCAAGAAGATATTATTAATTGTTATAAAATGGATGCAAATTGTTATTTAACTAAGCCTCGGGATTTAAAACAATTTCAAGCAATTATCAAAACTATTGAAAGCTTTTGGCTAAAATATGTACAATTGCCAACAAATTAA
- a CDS encoding molybdenum cofactor biosynthesis protein A — protein sequence MNKIDYLRISLIDKCNFSCQYCMPEGKELNYLLTQDLLTDEEILILIRDVFIPLGFSKFRLTGGEPLLRPGVVNLVREIAALSETQDLAMTTNGFLLATMAQDLYEAGLRRINISLDSLNPQTFNQIIGNRGFSRWEQTWKGIQTAYQVGFDPLKLNVVIIPGVNDQEVLDLAALTIKRNWHVRFIEFMPIGNTELFDQQAWIASEELRKQIRFHWGLVESQVRGNGPADVFRIPGAKGTIGFISQMSECFCPRCNRMRLSADGWLRPCLLNETGQINLKTYLRQGVDLSQLRLRVREILAIKPEINFEQRDSGTETGVYTRTMSQIGG from the coding sequence ATGAATAAAATCGATTATTTACGGATAAGTTTAATTGATAAATGTAACTTTAGTTGTCAATATTGTATGCCTGAAGGCAAAGAACTAAATTATCTTTTAACTCAAGACTTGTTGACTGATGAAGAAATCTTGATTTTGATTCGAGACGTTTTTATTCCTTTAGGATTCAGTAAATTTCGTTTAACAGGAGGTGAACCTTTATTACGCCCTGGGGTAGTTAATCTAGTTAGAGAAATTGCTGCTTTATCTGAAACACAAGACTTAGCCATGACTACAAATGGTTTTTTGTTAGCAACAATGGCTCAAGATTTATATGAAGCGGGGTTACGTCGAATTAATATCAGTTTAGATTCTCTCAATCCCCAAACTTTTAATCAAATTATTGGTAATCGTGGGTTTAGTCGTTGGGAACAAACCTGGAAAGGAATTCAAACAGCCTATCAAGTAGGGTTCGATCCTTTGAAGTTAAATGTAGTAATTATCCCCGGAGTTAATGATCAGGAAGTATTAGATTTAGCTGCTTTAACGATTAAACGTAATTGGCATGTTCGTTTTATTGAATTTATGCCCATTGGCAATACTGAGTTATTTGATCAACAGGCTTGGATTGCTTCAGAAGAGTTGAGAAAACAGATCCGTTTTCATTGGGGTTTAGTGGAGTCTCAAGTTCGAGGAAATGGCCCTGCTGATGTGTTTCGGATTCCTGGTGCTAAGGGAACGATTGGATTTATTTCTCAAATGTCTGAATGTTTTTGTCCGCGTTGCAATCGAATGCGCTTATCTGCTGATGGGTGGCTTCGGCCTTGCCTGCTGAATGAAACTGGTCAAATAAATCTTAAAACTTATCTCCGACAAGGAGTAGATTTAAGCCAATTAAGGCTTAGAGTCAGAGAAATCTTAGCCATTAAACCAGAGATTAATTTTGAGCAAAGGGACTCTGGTACTGAAACAGGAGTTTACACTCGCACCATGTCCCAAATTGGCGGATAA
- a CDS encoding CP12 polypeptide, with product MSNIQEQIEQEKAQAKAVCDLEGATSGECAAAWDAVEELQAEAAHQRQKHPEKTSLEQYCDNNPDALECRVYDD from the coding sequence ATGAGCAATATACAAGAACAAATTGAACAAGAAAAAGCACAAGCAAAAGCAGTTTGCGATCTTGAAGGAGCAACTTCTGGAGAATGTGCAGCAGCTTGGGATGCTGTAGAAGAACTACAAGCCGAAGCAGCTCATCAACGTCAAAAACATCCAGAAAAAACCTCTTTAGAACAATACTGTGATAACAACCCTGATGCTCTAGAGTGTCGAGTTTACGACGACTAA
- a CDS encoding GMP synthase, large subunit: MTIQTEAITPNTEIISSQSLENSLNRKELSPSFEGEACTLRQMIAIVDFGSQYSELIARRIRETQVYSEVISYRTTAEQLRQLNPKGIILSGGPSSVYDDYAPACDPEIWNLGIPILGVCYGMQLMVKQLGGQVTRAKRGEYGKAALHIDDPTDLLTNVEDGSTMWMSHGDSCTQLPTGFSALAHTNNTPCAAISNPEKKLFGVQFHPEVVHSVGGIALIRNFVYHICQCEPSWTTEAFVEDAVREIRAKVGDKRVLLALSGGVDSSTLAFLLHRAIGDQLTCMFIDQGFMRKGEPERLMEIFDRQFHIPVEYVNARDRFLAKMVGVTDPEEKRRLIGHEFINVFEEESGRLGPFDYLAQGTLYPDVIESADTNVDPKTGERVAVKIKSHHNVGGLPEKLRFKLIEPLRKLFKDEVRNVARSIGLPEEIVRRHPFPGPGLAIRIIGEVTSERLNILRDADYIVRDEIANQGMYHDFWQAFAVLLPIRSVGVMGDKRTYAHPVVLRLITSEDGMTADWAKVPYDLLETISNRIVNEVKGVNRVVYDITSKPPGTIEWE, translated from the coding sequence GTGACTATCCAGACAGAAGCAATAACCCCTAACACTGAGATCATATCTTCTCAGTCTCTTGAGAACAGCCTTAATCGTAAGGAGCTGTCTCCGTCTTTTGAGGGCGAAGCTTGTACGCTCCGTCAAATGATTGCGATTGTTGATTTTGGTTCTCAGTACTCTGAATTAATTGCCAGACGAATTCGTGAAACACAAGTATACTCAGAAGTAATTTCTTATCGAACTACTGCCGAACAATTACGCCAACTAAATCCCAAAGGAATTATTCTTTCTGGAGGACCTAGTTCTGTCTATGATGATTATGCACCAGCTTGCGATCCAGAAATTTGGAATTTAGGCATTCCGATTTTAGGCGTTTGCTATGGAATGCAGTTAATGGTTAAACAATTAGGAGGACAAGTCACCAGAGCAAAACGAGGAGAATACGGTAAAGCTGCTCTTCATATCGACGATCCCACAGACTTATTGACTAATGTTGAAGATGGTTCAACCATGTGGATGAGTCATGGTGATTCTTGTACTCAGTTACCAACTGGTTTCTCGGCTTTAGCACATACTAACAATACTCCTTGTGCTGCGATCTCCAATCCCGAAAAAAAACTATTTGGCGTTCAGTTTCATCCTGAAGTAGTCCATTCTGTCGGTGGCATCGCTTTAATTCGGAATTTTGTTTATCATATCTGTCAATGTGAACCTAGTTGGACAACAGAAGCCTTTGTTGAAGATGCGGTCAGAGAAATTAGAGCTAAAGTAGGCGATAAAAGGGTTTTACTTGCTCTTTCAGGTGGAGTTGATTCTTCAACCCTTGCTTTTTTACTTCATCGCGCGATTGGTGACCAGCTTACTTGTATGTTTATCGATCAAGGTTTCATGCGTAAAGGTGAACCCGAAAGATTGATGGAAATCTTCGATCGACAATTTCATATTCCTGTAGAATACGTTAATGCTCGTGATCGCTTTTTAGCTAAAATGGTAGGTGTCACAGATCCTGAAGAAAAACGTCGTCTGATTGGACATGAATTCATCAACGTTTTTGAAGAAGAATCTGGACGATTAGGACCTTTTGACTATCTAGCACAAGGAACTCTTTACCCTGATGTGATTGAATCTGCCGATACCAACGTCGATCCTAAAACAGGAGAAAGAGTCGCAGTCAAAATTAAAAGTCATCACAATGTTGGTGGCTTACCAGAGAAACTACGTTTTAAATTAATCGAACCGCTACGAAAGCTATTTAAAGACGAAGTTCGTAATGTTGCTCGTTCAATTGGGTTACCAGAGGAAATTGTCCGTCGTCATCCCTTCCCTGGACCAGGTTTAGCTATTCGGATTATTGGGGAAGTTACTTCGGAAAGACTTAATATTCTCCGTGATGCTGATTATATTGTCCGCGATGAAATTGCTAATCAGGGGATGTATCATGATTTTTGGCAAGCTTTTGCAGTGTTGTTACCAATTCGCAGTGTTGGAGTAATGGGAGATAAACGTACTTATGCTCATCCTGTGGTTCTCCGTTTAATCACTAGCGAAGATGGAATGACGGCTGATTGGGCAAAAGTTCCTTACGACCTCTTGGAGACAATTTCCAATCGCATTGTTAACGAAGTCAAAGGTGTTAATCGAGTAGTTTACGATATTACTTCTAAACCTCCTGGCACAATTGAATGGGAATAA
- a CDS encoding precorrin-3B C17-methyltransferase: protein MNNSCFAQFQPLAAIATTPQSASILQSLCPSIGVELWLPQSLAGTENAQFYQTNLSEHLTKIWHEYRAFIFCLATGAVVRLIAPLIESKATDPAVVVIDAQGRFVISLCSGHQGGADLLTQLIAQQIGAKPIITGASDSLKLPGIDRLGVPYGWGQGDGDWTGVMAAVAKNQTVQVIQEVGATLWQQQLPEAHPFYFGFPEANQRLKPQARIWISATQRRFASEGDFPKVQWHPRVLWIGIGCERGTSAQLIETAITDTLKKYHLSPKASAGIATIDLKADEAGIVALCDSWNLPLKTFSAQQLSQVEIPNPSEIVKQEVGTPSVAEAAAILASKTNNSLIIAKQIIKLPQQPGAVTVAIAQAEHEYTGRQGKLYLVGIGPGSLEQITPAAKTAIIQADVVIGYSLYLDLIKPLLRPGQIIESCAITQEKQRAQRSIELAQWGLTVAVISSGDCGIYGMAGLVLEELQANGWDGKTPAVEVFPGISALQAAAARVGAPLMHDFCAISLSDLLTPWQVIQKRLEAAASGDFVTAIYNPRSQKRTQQIVTAQEIFLKYRRHDTPVAVVQSAYRLDETINITTLDKMLKLPIDMLTIIIIGNSSTRTYADWVITPRGYLGFGN from the coding sequence GTGAATAATTCTTGTTTTGCTCAATTTCAACCTCTAGCTGCGATCGCAACTACACCACAAAGTGCTTCAATTCTACAAAGTCTCTGTCCAAGTATAGGAGTAGAGCTTTGGTTACCTCAATCCTTGGCTGGAACTGAAAATGCCCAATTTTATCAAACCAATTTAAGTGAACATCTCACTAAAATTTGGCACGAATACCGTGCCTTTATCTTTTGTTTAGCTACAGGTGCGGTAGTGCGCCTAATTGCACCCTTAATCGAGAGTAAAGCAACCGATCCTGCGGTGGTAGTAATTGATGCCCAAGGGCGTTTTGTGATTAGTCTTTGTAGCGGACATCAAGGAGGAGCAGATCTGCTCACCCAATTAATTGCCCAACAAATTGGCGCCAAACCAATTATTACAGGGGCATCAGATAGTTTAAAATTACCTGGGATCGATAGATTAGGTGTACCCTACGGCTGGGGCCAAGGAGATGGAGATTGGACAGGGGTAATGGCTGCTGTTGCTAAAAACCAAACTGTACAGGTTATTCAAGAAGTGGGAGCGACTTTATGGCAACAACAGCTACCCGAAGCACATCCCTTTTATTTTGGATTTCCCGAAGCTAATCAACGGTTGAAACCGCAAGCTCGGATTTGGATTAGTGCCACTCAAAGGCGTTTTGCTTCTGAAGGTGATTTCCCTAAAGTACAATGGCATCCAAGAGTCTTATGGATAGGAATTGGTTGTGAACGAGGTACATCAGCCCAACTAATCGAAACAGCCATTACCGATACTTTAAAAAAATACCATCTTTCACCAAAAGCGAGCGCGGGTATAGCAACAATCGATCTCAAAGCCGATGAAGCAGGAATTGTGGCATTATGTGATAGTTGGAACTTACCTTTAAAAACTTTTTCTGCCCAACAATTATCCCAAGTAGAAATTCCCAACCCTTCTGAAATTGTTAAACAAGAAGTAGGTACTCCAAGTGTTGCTGAAGCAGCAGCTATTTTAGCCAGCAAGACTAACAATTCTTTAATCATCGCCAAACAAATTATTAAGCTTCCACAGCAACCTGGTGCAGTTACCGTAGCAATTGCTCAAGCAGAACATGAATACACTGGTCGTCAAGGTAAATTGTACTTAGTGGGAATTGGGCCTGGTAGTTTAGAACAAATTACACCAGCAGCAAAAACTGCAATTATCCAAGCCGATGTAGTCATTGGTTATTCTCTCTATCTCGACCTCATCAAACCCTTACTACGTCCAGGACAAATTATTGAATCTTGTGCCATTACTCAAGAAAAACAAAGAGCGCAAAGAAGCATAGAACTAGCCCAATGGGGTTTGACTGTAGCCGTAATTTCTTCAGGAGACTGTGGTATTTATGGCATGGCTGGTTTAGTTTTAGAAGAACTTCAAGCTAATGGTTGGGATGGTAAAACCCCTGCTGTAGAAGTTTTTCCAGGAATTTCTGCTCTTCAGGCAGCAGCAGCTAGAGTAGGCGCACCCTTAATGCACGATTTTTGTGCGATTAGTTTGAGTGATTTACTAACACCTTGGCAAGTGATTCAAAAACGTCTAGAAGCAGCAGCAAGCGGAGATTTCGTGACAGCAATTTATAATCCGCGTTCCCAAAAACGGACTCAACAGATTGTTACTGCCCAAGAAATATTTTTAAAATATCGTCGCCATGACACTCCTGTAGCTGTAGTTCAATCTGCTTATCGTTTGGATGAAACAATCAATATTACTACTTTGGATAAAATGTTAAAACTTCCTATCGATATGCTCACAATTATCATTATTGGTAATAGTAGCACTCGCACTTATGCTGATTGGGTCATTACTCCTAGAGGTTACTTGGGCTTTGGTAATTAA